A part of Rhodamnia argentea isolate NSW1041297 chromosome 8, ASM2092103v1, whole genome shotgun sequence genomic DNA contains:
- the LOC115738285 gene encoding uncharacterized protein LOC115738285 isoform X1: MTKMDRGGQSAASSSPPPPPDSPSSRGLASVLSIECLKGSSKGDEWTGDMLQTGDIVEELRIGSSVLIRSPFKNGRSGVQKVLHASFKSKDTFILVRVRRGLDEFAELQACIVPNEPAGKKQYMLRSIEDPNYAVGFCDRSEAECLHLQASRSTRIVNALSRIQLQDGYVSYRWDRKMHELLLVPNSSCFLSILFLPKASDQVASRYNDLEDTLARANAWLNASQQSGVPIVFMNIQTESLLTKISGETASSTVNASSLSDLSNLANASLYGFEDYHGVDIGVVRAVRLWFAALGGEFPIEIKLQEGDTKLGFAISRTEEGFIYISTVIDGDENVPSTRSGLSNLYREATSSSRLLVVSRVSNQKVLPWIVSSTGAVRCYDTVSLSQKLSLHRHAKVPILMHIFLWDRSLVPMSRGSSRLRMAHSRPPAMALGPPEAHLSQQPNENQVQPLPFDLSDDDIVINDNPQYRLERDTAGEASFRFHDFALPNNWV, translated from the exons atgacaaAAATGGATCGAGGGGGCCAATCAGCAGCATCctcatcgccgccgccgccgccggactCGCCGTCGTCGAGAGGCCTGGCCAGCGTGCTGTCGATCGAGTGCCTGAAGGGTAGCTCGAAGGGGGACGAGTGGACCGGCGACATGCTCCAGACCGGCGACATCGTGGAGGAGCTCCGGATCGGGTCCTCGGTGCTGATCCGGTCGCCGTTCAAGAACGGGAGGAGCGGCGTCCAGAAGGTGCTCCACGCCTCCTTCAAGAGCAAGGACACCTTCATCCTCGTCCGGGTCAGGCGCGGCCTGGACGAGTTCGCCGAGCTTCAGGCCTGCATCGTACCCAACGAGCCCGCCGGCAAGAAGCAGTACATGCTGCGGTCGATCGAGGACCCCAACTACGCCGTCGGGTTCTGCGACCGCAGCGAGGCCGAGTGCCTCCACTTGCAAG CTTCAAGGAGTACAAGGATTGTAAATGCACTGTCCAGGATCCAGCTTCAAGATGGATACGTTTCCTACCGATGGGACCGCAAAATGCATGAGTTGCTTTTGGTTCCCAATTCAAGCTGCTTTCTCTCCATACTTTTCCTTCCAAAAGCCTCTGATCAGGTTGCATCTCGTTATAATGACCTAGAAGACACACTTGCTAGAGCAAATGCTTGGCTCAATGCGTCCCAGCAGTCTGGGGTACCGATTGTCTTCATGAACATACAGACCGAATCCCTGCTTACCAAG ATATCAGGAGAGACGGCTTCTTCCACTGTAAACGCTAGCTCATTATCTGACTTGTCCAATCTCGCCAATGCTAGTCTATACGGGTTCGAGGACTATCATGGGGTAGACATTGGTGTCGTGAGGGCAGTTCGTCTCTGGTTTGCTGCTCTAGGAGGAGAGTTTCCTATAGAGATTAAACTACAGGAAGGTGACACAAAGCTTGGCTTCGCCATAAGCCGAACAGAGGAA GGGTTTATTTATATATCAACAGTCATAGATGGTGATGAAAATGTACCCTCAACCCGGTCAGGGCTTAGCAATCTGTATCGCGAGGCGACTAGCTCATCTAGGCTTCTTGTCGTCTCAAGAGTATCGAACCAGAAAGTCCTCCCTTGGATTGTCTCATCGACTGGAGCAGTCCGATGCTATGACACGGTCTCTCTGAGCCAGAAGCTCTCCTTGCACCGCCATGCCAAGGTGCCCATCCTCATGCACATCTTCCTATGGGACCGCTCGCTCGTCCCCATGAGCAGAGGCAGCTCGAGGTTAAGGATGGCCCACTCACGGCCGCCTGCCATGGCCTTGGGACCACCCGAAGCACACTTGTCGCAGCAACCCAATGAGAACCAAGTGCAGCCTCTGCCTTTCGATTTATCAGACGACGACATTGTGATCAACGATAACCCGCAGTACAGGCTCGAGCGCGACACGGCTGGCGAGGCGTCCTTTAGGTTCCATGATTTTGCTCTTCCAAATAATTGGGTCTGA
- the LOC115738285 gene encoding uncharacterized protein LOC115738285 isoform X2, whose amino-acid sequence MDRGGQSAASSSPPPPPDSPSSRGLASVLSIECLKGSSKGDEWTGDMLQTGDIVEELRIGSSVLIRSPFKNGRSGVQKVLHASFKSKDTFILVRVRRGLDEFAELQACIVPNEPAGKKQYMLRSIEDPNYAVGFCDRSEAECLHLQASRSTRIVNALSRIQLQDGYVSYRWDRKMHELLLVPNSSCFLSILFLPKASDQVASRYNDLEDTLARANAWLNASQQSGVPIVFMNIQTESLLTKISGETASSTVNASSLSDLSNLANASLYGFEDYHGVDIGVVRAVRLWFAALGGEFPIEIKLQEGDTKLGFAISRTEEGFIYISTVIDGDENVPSTRSGLSNLYREATSSSRLLVVSRVSNQKVLPWIVSSTGAVRCYDTVSLSQKLSLHRHAKVPILMHIFLWDRSLVPMSRGSSRLRMAHSRPPAMALGPPEAHLSQQPNENQVQPLPFDLSDDDIVINDNPQYRLERDTAGEASFRFHDFALPNNWV is encoded by the exons ATGGATCGAGGGGGCCAATCAGCAGCATCctcatcgccgccgccgccgccggactCGCCGTCGTCGAGAGGCCTGGCCAGCGTGCTGTCGATCGAGTGCCTGAAGGGTAGCTCGAAGGGGGACGAGTGGACCGGCGACATGCTCCAGACCGGCGACATCGTGGAGGAGCTCCGGATCGGGTCCTCGGTGCTGATCCGGTCGCCGTTCAAGAACGGGAGGAGCGGCGTCCAGAAGGTGCTCCACGCCTCCTTCAAGAGCAAGGACACCTTCATCCTCGTCCGGGTCAGGCGCGGCCTGGACGAGTTCGCCGAGCTTCAGGCCTGCATCGTACCCAACGAGCCCGCCGGCAAGAAGCAGTACATGCTGCGGTCGATCGAGGACCCCAACTACGCCGTCGGGTTCTGCGACCGCAGCGAGGCCGAGTGCCTCCACTTGCAAG CTTCAAGGAGTACAAGGATTGTAAATGCACTGTCCAGGATCCAGCTTCAAGATGGATACGTTTCCTACCGATGGGACCGCAAAATGCATGAGTTGCTTTTGGTTCCCAATTCAAGCTGCTTTCTCTCCATACTTTTCCTTCCAAAAGCCTCTGATCAGGTTGCATCTCGTTATAATGACCTAGAAGACACACTTGCTAGAGCAAATGCTTGGCTCAATGCGTCCCAGCAGTCTGGGGTACCGATTGTCTTCATGAACATACAGACCGAATCCCTGCTTACCAAG ATATCAGGAGAGACGGCTTCTTCCACTGTAAACGCTAGCTCATTATCTGACTTGTCCAATCTCGCCAATGCTAGTCTATACGGGTTCGAGGACTATCATGGGGTAGACATTGGTGTCGTGAGGGCAGTTCGTCTCTGGTTTGCTGCTCTAGGAGGAGAGTTTCCTATAGAGATTAAACTACAGGAAGGTGACACAAAGCTTGGCTTCGCCATAAGCCGAACAGAGGAA GGGTTTATTTATATATCAACAGTCATAGATGGTGATGAAAATGTACCCTCAACCCGGTCAGGGCTTAGCAATCTGTATCGCGAGGCGACTAGCTCATCTAGGCTTCTTGTCGTCTCAAGAGTATCGAACCAGAAAGTCCTCCCTTGGATTGTCTCATCGACTGGAGCAGTCCGATGCTATGACACGGTCTCTCTGAGCCAGAAGCTCTCCTTGCACCGCCATGCCAAGGTGCCCATCCTCATGCACATCTTCCTATGGGACCGCTCGCTCGTCCCCATGAGCAGAGGCAGCTCGAGGTTAAGGATGGCCCACTCACGGCCGCCTGCCATGGCCTTGGGACCACCCGAAGCACACTTGTCGCAGCAACCCAATGAGAACCAAGTGCAGCCTCTGCCTTTCGATTTATCAGACGACGACATTGTGATCAACGATAACCCGCAGTACAGGCTCGAGCGCGACACGGCTGGCGAGGCGTCCTTTAGGTTCCATGATTTTGCTCTTCCAAATAATTGGGTCTGA
- the LOC115738286 gene encoding histone H3.2, whose product MARTKQTARKSTGGKAPRKQLATKAARKSAPATGGVKKPHRFRPGTVALREIRKYQKSTELLIRKLPFQRLVREIAQDFKTDLRFQSSAVAALQEAAEAYLVGLFEDTNLCAIHAKRVTIMPKDIQLARRIRGERA is encoded by the coding sequence ATGGCTCGCACGAAGCAGACGGCTCGGAAGTCCACCGGGGGCAAGGCCCCGAGGAAGCAGCTGGCGACCAAGGCGGCGAGGAAGTCGGCCCCGGCGACCGGGGGCGTGAAGAAGCCGCACAGGTTCAGGCCTGGGACGGTGGCGCTGAGGGAGATCAGGAAGTACCAGAAGAGCACGGAGCTGCTGATCCGGAAGCTGCCCTTCCAGCGGCTGGTGAGGGAGATCGCCCAGGACTTCAAGACCGACCTCCGGTTCCAGAGCAGCGCCGTCGCGGCCCTCCAGGAGGCGGCGGAGGCGTACCTCGTCGGGCTGTTCGAGGACACCAACCTGTGCGCGATCCACGCCAAGCGCGTCACGATCATGCCCAAGGACATCCAGCTCGCCAGGAGGATCCGAGGAGAGAGGGCTTAG